Proteins encoded in a region of the Capra hircus breed San Clemente chromosome 3, ASM170441v1, whole genome shotgun sequence genome:
- the NUDT17 gene encoding nucleoside diphosphate-linked moiety X motif 17 — protein sequence MAAARVLLLLSGRPESVSFAQSVCGLLGAGSGLGPWPTHCGLKRGQLVLSDKPFPGASARLPLQRPPFCPFAALDQQPRAPGVELPPNGRGVDLGVAVILQSSDQTVLLTRRTSTLNVSPNLWVPPGGHVEPDEELLDGGLRELWEESGLQLPQGQFSWVPLGLWESAYPPRLSWGLPKYHHIVLYILVISQESQQQLQARIQPNAGEVSAFMWLGPDIAAAVAATEDGTETPKHLPQDLPSSVPAVELKENGGVQPLALPTSTLLRTTPATADSRERVSTGTKFALTLWLQHLGR from the exons ATGGCGGCGGCACGGGTGCTGCTACTCCTCTCCGGGCGCCCGGAGTCGGTGAGCTTCGCGCAGAGTGTGTGCGGCCTCCTGGGCGCCGGGTCGGGGCTCGGGCCGTGGCCCACGCACTGCGGCCTGAAGCGGGGACAACTGGTCCTCTCGGACAAGCCTTTCCCAGGCGCGTCGGCCAGGCTTCCGCTccag CGACCCCCTTTCTGCCCTTTTGCGGCCCTGGACCAACAGCCCAGGGCTCCGGGGGTCGAGCTGCCCCCGAATGGTCGAGGTGTGGATCTGGGTGTGGCGGTCATTCTGCAGTCCAGCGATCAGACTGTCTTGTTGACGCGAAGGACAAGCACCCTCAACGTTTCGCCCAACCTCTGGGTACCCCCAG GTGGGCATGTGGAACCTGATGAAGAG CTGCTGGATGGGGGGCTTCGAGAGCTTTGGGAGGAGAGTGGACTCCAGCTGCCCCAGGGCCAGTtctcctgggtccctctggggTTATGGGAG tctGCCTACCCCCCTAGGCTGAGCTGGGGTCtccccaaataccatcacatcgTTCTCTACATACTTGTCATCTCCCAGGAGTCACAGCAGCAGCTCCAG GCCCGGATTCAACCAAATGCAGGAGAGGTGAGTGCCTTCATGTGGCTGGGACCAGACATAGCAGCTGCAGTGGCTGCCACAGAGGATGGGACAGAGACCCCCAAACATCTTCCCCAGGACCTACCATCTTCTGTCCC TGCAGTGGAACTAAAAGAGAATGGAGGAGTCCAGCCTCTGGCCTTGCCCACATCCACCCTGCTGCGGACAACCCCAGCCACGGCAGACAGCAGAGAGAGGGTCAGCACTGGCACCAAGTTCGCCCTCACGCTCTGGCTGCAACATCTGGGCAG GTAG